Proteins encoded together in one Hymenobacter monticola window:
- a CDS encoding YggS family pyridoxal phosphate-dependent enzyme codes for MSIATNIHRINAELTGTPARLCVVTKTHPVEKLQEAYDAGARCFGENRPQEMAAKQPQLPADVEWHLIGQLQTNKVKLLAPFVHTIQSIDSAKLLREINKHAAANGRVINGLLQFHIAQEETKSGLTLAEAEEILRSDEYQQFQHVRLTGVMGVATFTHDEAQLRHEFQQLRGYFEHLKATYFVADDAFRDISMGMSGDYPLAVAEGSTLVRVGSAIFGSRG; via the coding sequence ATGTCCATCGCCACTAACATCCACCGCATCAACGCCGAGCTGACCGGCACGCCCGCCCGGCTGTGCGTCGTCACCAAAACCCACCCCGTCGAGAAGCTGCAGGAAGCCTACGACGCGGGCGCCCGCTGCTTCGGCGAAAACCGGCCCCAGGAAATGGCCGCCAAGCAGCCCCAGCTGCCCGCCGACGTGGAGTGGCACCTCATCGGCCAGCTCCAAACCAACAAGGTGAAGCTACTGGCGCCTTTCGTGCACACCATCCAAAGCATCGACAGCGCAAAGCTGCTGCGCGAAATCAACAAGCACGCCGCCGCTAATGGGCGCGTAATCAACGGCCTGCTGCAATTCCACATCGCGCAGGAAGAAACCAAATCCGGCCTCACGCTGGCCGAGGCCGAGGAAATCCTGCGCTCCGACGAGTACCAGCAATTCCAGCACGTGCGCCTGACCGGCGTGATGGGCGTGGCCACCTTCACCCACGACGAGGCCCAGCTGCGGCACGAGTTTCAGCAGCTGCGCGGCTACTTCGAGCACCTGAAAGCCACGTATTTCGTGGCTGATGACGCTTTCCGGGATATTTCCATGGGCATGAGCGGCGACTACCCGCTGGCCGTGGCCGAGGGCAGCACGCTGGTGCGGGTGGGCAGCGCCATCTTTGGCAGCCGGGGCTAG
- a CDS encoding VWA domain-containing protein, with product MNDLFNLLRYATLASYQWQHPKLLLLIGAVPLLFLLRRLLARRRPRVGVAFGPGEGGRDWTAALRFVPDVLLGFALAFAIVAVARPQRTDERVEQSGRGIDIVLALDVSGSMEIQDLRPNRLEAAKRIATDFLKSRVGDRLALVAFAGDAYSLAPLTTDYDLLRENLAGLRIGMIANDGTAIGSALGVAVNRLRESTARSRVCILLSDGESNAGSLDPLLAAQLAHAFGIRLYTIGLGKDGFVPYGQDDNGKTRYVQTRLDETTMRELAAAADGQFFRATDNGALRAVFSQINRLEKSEIKQLRFRNTKDFYRPYLWLSIGLWLAWLALKSTFLSNPLED from the coding sequence GTGAACGACCTTTTCAACCTCTTACGCTACGCCACGCTGGCCAGCTACCAGTGGCAGCACCCCAAGCTGCTGCTGCTGATTGGGGCCGTGCCGCTGCTGTTTCTGCTGCGGCGGCTGCTGGCGCGGCGCCGGCCCCGGGTGGGCGTGGCCTTCGGGCCGGGCGAGGGCGGGCGCGACTGGACGGCGGCCCTGCGCTTTGTGCCCGACGTGCTGCTGGGCTTCGCGCTGGCTTTTGCCATTGTGGCGGTGGCCCGCCCGCAGCGCACCGACGAGCGGGTGGAGCAGTCGGGCCGCGGCATCGACATCGTGCTGGCCCTCGACGTGTCGGGCTCCATGGAAATCCAGGACCTGCGCCCCAATCGCCTCGAAGCCGCCAAGCGCATTGCCACCGACTTCCTCAAAAGCCGCGTGGGCGACCGCCTGGCCCTGGTGGCCTTCGCCGGCGACGCCTATTCACTGGCGCCCCTCACCACCGACTACGACCTGCTGCGCGAAAACCTGGCCGGCCTGCGCATCGGCATGATTGCCAACGACGGCACGGCCATCGGCTCGGCCCTGGGCGTGGCCGTGAACCGCCTGCGCGAGTCCACGGCCCGCTCGCGGGTGTGCATCCTGCTCTCCGACGGCGAAAGCAACGCCGGCAGCCTCGACCCCTTGCTGGCGGCGCAGCTGGCGCACGCCTTCGGCATTCGCCTCTACACCATCGGGCTGGGCAAAGACGGCTTTGTGCCCTACGGCCAGGACGACAACGGCAAAACCCGCTACGTGCAAACCCGCCTCGACGAAACCACCATGCGCGAGCTGGCCGCCGCGGCCGACGGCCAGTTTTTCAGGGCCACCGACAACGGCGCCCTGCGCGCGGTATTCAGCCAAATCAACCGCCTCGAAAAGTCCGAAATCAAGCAGCTGCGCTTCCGCAACACCAAGGACTTTTACCGGCCCTACCTATGGCTGAGCATTGGCTTGTGGTTGGCTTGGCTGGCGCTGAAAAGCACGTTTCTGAGCAACCCGCTGGAAGACTGA
- a CDS encoding DUF58 domain-containing protein, producing MTTPLSDLVRRLRHLEIRIRKAVEAQLQGDFHSVFKGTGLEFDDVRLYQYGDEVRAIDWAVSSKGHGTFVKTYKEEKEQQVLVLLDVSASLDVGDGQRRKLDVARDIAGLLALSAARQGSALGLFAFSDQKELYLPPAKGARAAYALINRLFSLVPASLGTGVGAGIRQALGLLKRRTLVVLISDFIDGNYERELTMLAQRHDLIVVQLRAPRERQFPALGIVPLRDAETGQVRWVNTSSADFRARIESGADRQEAELVNLCRRTRTGFLPLSTEGDFVPQLVNLFRYRQQFGRRG from the coding sequence GTGACCACCCCTCTCTCCGACCTGGTGCGCCGCCTGCGCCACCTCGAAATCCGCATCCGCAAAGCGGTGGAGGCCCAGCTGCAGGGCGATTTCCACTCCGTGTTCAAGGGAACGGGGCTGGAGTTCGACGACGTGCGCCTCTACCAGTACGGCGACGAGGTGCGCGCCATCGACTGGGCCGTGAGCAGCAAAGGCCACGGCACCTTCGTGAAAACCTACAAAGAGGAAAAAGAGCAGCAGGTGCTGGTGCTGCTGGACGTGAGCGCCTCCCTCGACGTGGGCGACGGCCAGCGTCGCAAGCTCGACGTGGCCCGCGACATTGCCGGGCTGCTGGCGCTGTCGGCCGCCCGGCAGGGCTCGGCGCTGGGCTTGTTCGCGTTTTCTGACCAAAAGGAGCTGTACCTGCCGCCGGCCAAGGGCGCGCGGGCGGCGTATGCACTCATCAACCGGCTGTTTTCGCTGGTACCGGCCTCTCTGGGCACGGGCGTGGGCGCGGGCATCCGGCAGGCGCTGGGCCTGCTCAAGCGCCGCACGCTGGTGGTGCTGATTTCCGACTTCATCGATGGCAACTACGAGCGGGAGCTCACCATGTTGGCCCAGCGCCACGACCTGATAGTGGTGCAGTTGCGCGCCCCGCGCGAACGGCAGTTTCCGGCCCTGGGCATCGTGCCCCTGCGCGACGCCGAAACCGGCCAGGTGCGCTGGGTCAACACGTCGTCGGCCGATTTTCGGGCCCGCATCGAGTCCGGCGCCGACCGCCAGGAAGCCGAGCTGGTGAACCTGTGCCGCCGCACCCGCACCGGTTTCCTGCCCCTGAGCACCGAGGGCGACTTTGTGCCCCAACTGGTAAACTTGTTTCGGTACCGTCAACAGTTTGGCCGCCGTGGGTAA
- a CDS encoding DUF4296 domain-containing protein, translating to MRTYRRCCLGLLAPLLLALPACDRPEDVPVPPDLVPKEKMIRLLADLHVLEARVENSRLPPDSARALFQAQEKDLLWSREVSDSSFQRSYRYYGTHGKDLGEIYSAVVDTLTQRQAKFVPPPAAAAPAPPPPAANTGLTK from the coding sequence GTGAGAACCTACCGTCGTTGCTGCCTGGGCCTGCTGGCCCCCCTCCTGCTGGCCCTGCCCGCCTGCGACCGTCCCGAAGACGTGCCCGTGCCGCCCGACCTGGTGCCCAAAGAAAAGATGATACGCCTGCTGGCCGACCTGCACGTGCTGGAAGCCCGGGTGGAAAACAGCCGCCTGCCGCCCGATTCGGCCCGCGCCCTTTTCCAGGCGCAGGAAAAAGACCTGCTCTGGAGCCGCGAAGTGTCGGACTCGTCTTTCCAGCGCAGCTACCGCTACTACGGCACCCACGGCAAGGACCTCGGCGAAATCTACAGCGCCGTGGTCGACACCCTGACGCAGCGCCAGGCGAAATTTGTGCCGCCGCCAGCCGCCGCCGCGCCCGCCCCTCCACCGCCTGCGGCCAATACCGGACTGACTAAATAA
- a CDS encoding tRNA-binding protein, with translation MDSPSTSPASLTWAEFERVDLRVGTILEARPFPEARRPAYQLLLNFGPEIGLKKSSAQITHHYTPETLVGRQVLAVVNFPPKQIGKFRSEVLVTGFADAEGHIVLAAVAGPVPNGSRLI, from the coding sequence ATGGATTCTCCTTCCACCTCCCCAGCCTCTTTAACCTGGGCCGAATTTGAGCGCGTGGACCTGCGCGTGGGCACCATCCTCGAAGCCCGGCCTTTTCCGGAAGCGCGCCGCCCGGCCTATCAGCTGCTGCTGAATTTTGGCCCCGAAATCGGCCTGAAAAAATCCAGCGCCCAAATCACCCACCACTACACGCCCGAAACCCTGGTGGGACGGCAGGTGCTGGCGGTGGTGAACTTTCCGCCCAAGCAAATCGGCAAGTTCCGCTCCGAAGTGCTGGTGACGGGCTTTGCCGATGCCGAGGGGCACATTGTGCTGGCCGCCGTGGCCGGCCCGGTGCCCAACGGCAGCCGGCTTATTTAG
- a CDS encoding DUF922 domain-containing protein, giving the protein MFLNSLLLLTGLLQGPGARPAAAARPAAAPIPWSATRPLTVADFLSRPGPSERLAALTTSDIKANAACRDFVFTGTVRASFDPNTSWIRDPATLTPALLRHEQLHFDLTEVYARLMRQKLLVFQARADCAKLQPAFNNLTKGVYDQWDREQNRYDAETNHGLNAAKQAYWEKQTQVRLEQLKMFAVE; this is encoded by the coding sequence TTGTTTCTGAATTCCCTGTTGCTCCTGACTGGCTTGCTGCAGGGCCCCGGGGCCCGGCCCGCTGCGGCCGCCCGACCCGCCGCCGCGCCCATTCCGTGGTCGGCCACGCGTCCCCTCACGGTAGCCGATTTCCTGAGCCGGCCCGGCCCCTCCGAGCGGCTGGCTGCTCTCACCACTTCCGATATCAAAGCCAACGCCGCGTGCCGCGACTTCGTGTTCACCGGAACCGTGCGCGCCTCCTTCGACCCCAACACGTCCTGGATTCGGGACCCCGCCACCCTCACGCCCGCGCTGCTGCGCCACGAGCAGTTGCACTTCGACCTCACCGAGGTCTACGCCCGCCTCATGCGCCAGAAGCTGCTCGTGTTTCAGGCGCGGGCCGACTGCGCCAAGCTGCAGCCGGCCTTCAACAACCTCACCAAGGGGGTATACGACCAGTGGGACCGGGAGCAGAACCGCTACGATGCCGAAACCAACCACGGCCTGAACGCCGCCAAACAGGCCTACTGGGAAAAGCAAACCCAGGTGCGCCTCGAGCAGCTCAAGATGTTTGCCGTGGAGTAG
- a CDS encoding RES domain-containing protein, with protein MKPDAPVSAADSIKRRLASLRHLDLRRHSIDDLVQRVRELLEGQPLRCLTLAPGRLLYRGILCEELPAGLADVSYPPAERVHHDQRANRAGAPMFYCSATWHPPFFEAHVQPGDGIVISRWQTQQPLCILSFGYADNCADDPHSDRERALRYALAQLPDETRELAAFLTRTFTRTVADDNRHHYRLSIAVAEACQLGQAFDGLLYPSAAMASPAHNLALHPSCLDAGMLTLDYVEHLRVHHVSPDTEVLDVRSLDIARTAGPDGRLEWQGRPGNWVLREGSAATDCWLQNGEWRCG; from the coding sequence ATGAAACCCGACGCCCCCGTTTCCGCTGCTGATTCCATCAAGCGCCGCCTGGCCTCGCTGCGCCACCTCGACCTGCGGCGCCACTCCATCGATGATTTGGTGCAGCGCGTGCGCGAACTGCTCGAAGGCCAGCCCTTGCGCTGCCTCACGCTGGCGCCCGGCCGGCTGCTCTACCGCGGCATCCTGTGCGAGGAGCTGCCCGCGGGGCTGGCCGACGTGTCGTACCCCCCGGCCGAACGGGTGCACCACGACCAGCGCGCCAACCGCGCCGGGGCGCCCATGTTTTACTGCAGCGCCACTTGGCACCCGCCGTTTTTCGAGGCCCACGTGCAGCCCGGCGACGGCATCGTCATCAGCCGCTGGCAAACGCAGCAGCCGCTTTGCATCCTCAGCTTCGGCTACGCCGACAACTGCGCCGACGACCCCCACTCCGACCGCGAAAGGGCCCTACGCTACGCCCTGGCCCAGCTGCCCGACGAAACCCGCGAGCTGGCCGCCTTCCTCACCCGCACCTTCACCCGCACCGTGGCCGACGACAACCGCCACCACTACCGCCTCTCCATTGCCGTAGCCGAAGCCTGCCAGCTGGGCCAGGCCTTCGACGGGCTGCTCTACCCCTCAGCCGCCATGGCCTCGCCGGCCCACAACCTGGCCCTGCATCCCAGCTGCCTCGACGCCGGCATGCTCACGCTGGACTACGTGGAGCACCTGCGCGTGCACCACGTATCGCCCGATACCGAAGTGCTCGACGTGCGTTCCCTCGACATTGCCCGCACCGCCGGCCCCGACGGCCGCCTCGAATGGCAGGGCCGCCCCGGCAACTGGGTGCTACGCGAAGGCAGCGCCGCCACCGACTGCTGGCTGCAAAACGGCGAGTGGCGCTGTGGGTAG
- a CDS encoding SDR family oxidoreductase has product MEDKPTALPPQHQDQQPGLETEMTPQPEYIRANYKGSDKLQGKVALITGGDSGIGRAVAVHFAREGADVAITYQPEEENDASATRQLVEAEGRRCLTLAGDLREAGFCESIVSQTMQELGKLNIVVSNAAEQFVSTDVAELPNEQFEDTFQVNFFAMVRVVKAALPHLTEGDSIIATSSINAYRGNQQLVDYSATKGAITAYIRSIAQQLAEKKIRANSVAPGPIWTPLIPASFPPEKVAKFGQDTTMKRPGQPSEVAPAFVFLASEDASYITGQAIHPNGGEVLNT; this is encoded by the coding sequence ATGGAAGACAAACCCACCGCGCTGCCTCCGCAGCACCAAGACCAACAGCCCGGCCTCGAAACCGAGATGACGCCCCAGCCCGAATACATCCGGGCCAATTACAAGGGCAGCGATAAGCTCCAGGGCAAAGTGGCCCTCATCACGGGCGGCGACTCCGGCATTGGCCGGGCCGTGGCCGTGCACTTTGCCCGCGAAGGCGCCGATGTGGCCATCACCTACCAGCCCGAAGAAGAAAACGACGCCTCCGCCACCCGCCAGCTGGTGGAAGCCGAAGGCCGCCGCTGCCTCACCCTGGCCGGCGACCTGCGCGAGGCGGGCTTTTGCGAAAGCATTGTGAGCCAGACGATGCAGGAGCTGGGCAAGCTCAACATTGTGGTAAGCAACGCGGCCGAGCAGTTCGTGAGCACCGACGTGGCCGAGCTGCCCAACGAGCAGTTCGAAGACACCTTCCAGGTCAACTTCTTTGCCATGGTGCGGGTGGTGAAAGCCGCCCTGCCGCACCTCACGGAAGGCGATTCCATCATTGCCACTTCCTCCATCAACGCCTACCGCGGCAACCAGCAGCTGGTCGACTACTCGGCCACCAAGGGGGCCATCACGGCCTATATCCGCTCCATTGCGCAGCAGCTGGCGGAGAAGAAAATCCGGGCCAACTCGGTGGCGCCCGGCCCCATCTGGACGCCGCTCATCCCGGCCAGCTTCCCGCCCGAGAAGGTGGCCAAGTTCGGCCAAGACACCACCATGAAGCGCCCCGGTCAGCCCTCCGAAGTGGCGCCCGCCTTCGTGTTCCTGGCTTCGGAAGATGCGTCCTACATCACCGGCCAGGCCATTCACCCCAACGGCGGCGAGGTGCTCAACACCTAG
- a CDS encoding response regulator, protein MIRLFLVDDHAVLRHGLRALFQQEDGLEVVGEAEDGEQLLARLSTTPCDVVLLDLHMPGLDGLATTQRLHAEYPDVRVLILSMADGERAIGQVLAAGAHGYVLKNAGHDEIVMAVRAVAAGRRFLCSELGLAMLEKLLAVIPEPVVKISGGLSAREQEILQLVAEGLTTAQIAEKLYTSPRTVETHRQNIMEKTGAKNTAALIKTAASQGWLT, encoded by the coding sequence ATGATTCGCCTGTTCCTCGTTGATGACCACGCCGTGCTGCGCCACGGCCTCCGTGCGCTTTTTCAGCAAGAAGACGGGCTGGAGGTAGTGGGCGAAGCCGAAGACGGCGAGCAGTTGCTGGCCCGGCTGTCCACCACGCCCTGCGACGTGGTGTTGCTCGACCTGCACATGCCGGGCCTCGACGGCCTGGCCACCACCCAGCGGCTGCACGCCGAATACCCCGACGTGCGGGTGTTGATACTCTCGATGGCCGACGGTGAGCGCGCCATTGGGCAGGTGCTGGCGGCCGGCGCTCACGGCTACGTGCTCAAAAATGCCGGCCACGACGAAATCGTGATGGCTGTGCGGGCCGTGGCCGCGGGCCGGCGCTTTTTGTGCTCGGAGCTGGGCCTGGCCATGCTGGAAAAGCTGCTGGCCGTCATCCCCGAGCCCGTGGTGAAAATTTCGGGCGGCCTCTCGGCACGCGAGCAGGAAATTTTGCAGCTGGTGGCCGAGGGGCTGACCACTGCCCAGATTGCCGAGAAGCTTTACACCAGCCCGCGCACCGTCGAAACCCACCGCCAGAACATCATGGAGAAAACCGGCGCCAAAAACACCGCCGCCCTCATCAAAACCGCCGCCAGCCAGGGCTGGCTGACTTGA